One part of the Synergistaceae bacterium genome encodes these proteins:
- the cobM gene encoding precorrin-4 C(11)-methyltransferase — MIYFIGAGPGAVDLITVRGAEILSRSGMIIFAGSLVNPELVRKYAREDCEIYDSAFMTLDEIIEKLIDGHNRGLIVSRLHSGDPALFGAINEQINILRKKNINFEIVPGVSSLFAASASLETEFTIPEVSQTLIISRKEGRTPVPDNKSLAFFLSAGMLESVCHDLIAKGYDSSTPAAIVYKASWPEEKIITGNLLTLPELAKDSGISKSALILVGDFLKESITKSKLYDKNFSHEYRNSSLHE; from the coding sequence GTGATTTATTTTATCGGTGCAGGGCCGGGAGCGGTTGATTTAATAACGGTCAGGGGAGCGGAAATTTTATCACGTTCAGGAATGATAATTTTTGCGGGGTCTCTCGTGAATCCTGAATTAGTGCGTAAATATGCGCGTGAAGATTGTGAAATTTATGATAGCGCTTTCATGACTCTTGATGAAATTATCGAAAAATTAATTGACGGCCATAATAGGGGCTTGATTGTCTCTCGTTTGCATTCGGGCGATCCTGCTTTATTCGGTGCAATAAATGAACAAATAAATATTTTGCGCAAAAAAAATATAAATTTTGAGATTGTACCGGGTGTAAGCTCTCTTTTTGCTGCGTCTGCAAGTTTGGAGACAGAATTTACGATTCCGGAAGTCAGCCAGACCCTTATAATTTCACGCAAAGAAGGCCGGACCCCTGTTCCCGATAATAAATCGCTTGCGTTTTTCTTATCAGCTGGAATGCTTGAGAGTGTATGTCATGATTTAATTGCAAAAGGTTATGACTCGTCGACTCCGGCGGCAATAGTTTATAAAGCGTCTTGGCCGGAAGAAAAAATTATCACAGGAAATTTATTAACTCTTCCAGAACTCGCGAAAGACTCCGGAATAAGTAAAAGCGCATTGATTCTCGTCGGGGATTTCCTGAAAGAGTCAATCACTAAATCAAAGCTCTACGACAAAAATTTTTCACATGAATATAGAAATAGCAGCCTTCACGAATAA